GATATCTTCATAAATTCTGATGGTTGAAAAAGGGTGACTGATCCAATACTGACCCAGTTTTTTGCTCCTGTCGAGGCAACCAAAGAAGGTGAATAAAAAACAAGAGGCAAAACCATAAGTCCCAAGCCAAAAATATAAAGCCAGGGAGTGACCTTCCAAAGAAACTCTGTATTAAATAACATGACAACAAAAGCAAGTACTGAACCAAGAAAAATCCATAGTATTTGCTGAGACATGACTTGAACGAGATTCTTTGGATAATCAAAATTTGTCGCGATAAAAATTGAGACCATACCAACCAGCAGTAAGATAAGGACTGGCAAGAGAATCGAGTAATCTATCCGACTTTCAATAGTATTTTTTGACTTAGCCATGTGTACTCCAAAATAAAGATTTAGTAAGAGTTATTATACCACTTTTTCGGCCAGACAAATGACCTGAATGTGTAAAAAGTTGTTAATTTTAACGAAAAAAAGCAACCACAAAAGTGGTTAACTTCTTTCATTAGTCTTAATTTGACATGTATCCTTTTCCTTGAGCATTGAAGCATACACGTTGCGCTGAAGGAATTTGGACCTAGTGATCAACAGTCCTGTCACAAGGTAACCCCTATCGTTTCTGTAAAACAAAAAGGTATCTCCGACTGATTCTCGGAGATGTTTTTGTGTATTTTGAAGTTTTCGTTTTCACTGAGTTTGTAACCCACAACCCACACTTCTAATATCCTAATATGACACGCTAGATTACAGAGGAAGAAAACAGCTAAGCTAGAAAGCATTGAGATATTAGGAGTATTTTTCTTCATGGGATTTCTCTAGCAAAAAACTGAGGCGTCACTTCAAACTTTTATTCTTAGTCTCAATCTGTTGAGATAATCCTCAATAATCTGTTACTTCTTTTCGGTCATGAACATTGCTTTGCTTGCCTTGTCGTGCCTTAAGTACGGCTTCAACGTCTTCAGGGCTAACCCCTGTTTCAACTAGCATGACGGCTAAATGATAGAGGATGTCTGCTGTCTCGTTGGCAATTTCCGTTTTATCAGCATTCTTAGCTCCAATTACAACTTCTGTCGCTTCTTCGCCAACCTTTTTAAGAATCTTGTCTAGACCCTTGTCAAAAAGGTAATTGGTATAAGACCCTTCTTTAGGATTCTTTTTACGATCCAAGGCTTCCTTATAAAGTGTTTCTAACATAGCTACTCCTATCTATCTTGATTGTCATCATATATATCCGTGATGAAACAGCTGTAAGCTCCTGTATGACAGGCTGCTCCTTCTTGTTCAACGGCAATAAGTAGGGTGTCCCAATCACAGTCAGTCTTGATGCTTTTGACATGTTGGAAATGACCAGATATGGCGCCCTTATGCCAAAGCTCATTTCTGGAACGGCTCCAGTAATGCATTTGTTTAGTCTCAAGGGTCAACTGATAGGACACCTCATTCATATAGGCCAACATAAGCACCTGTCCTGTCTTGTAATCGGTCACAATAACTGGTACCAGTCCTCCTTGTTTGTCAAAATCAAGTTTAACCTCTGTCATTGTCTCACCTCAATTCCTGTTTTTGCCAAGACTTGTTTGGTTTCACCTATATTTACCTCACCGAAGTGGAAGATAGAGGCTGCCAGTGCACCAGTCGCTGTTGTCTTTTCAAAGACTTCTACAATGTCCTCAATATTTCCTGCACCACCAGAAGCAATGATCGGAACATCGACGACTTCTGCCACACGATTAAGCATTTCCAAATCAAAACCAGACTTGGTGCCGTCCTTGTCCATACTGGTTAAGAGAATTTCTCCAGCCCCCAAGGCGACGACTTCTTGAGCCCATTGGATGAGATCC
This region of Streptococcus thermophilus genomic DNA includes:
- the hisE gene encoding phosphoribosyl-ATP diphosphatase, yielding MLETLYKEALDRKKNPKEGSYTNYLFDKGLDKILKKVGEEATEVVIGAKNADKTEIANETADILYHLAVMLVETGVSPEDVEAVLKARQGKQSNVHDRKEVTDY
- the hisI gene encoding phosphoribosyl-AMP cyclohydrolase, which produces MTEVKLDFDKQGGLVPVIVTDYKTGQVLMLAYMNEVSYQLTLETKQMHYWSRSRNELWHKGAISGHFQHVKSIKTDCDWDTLLIAVEQEGAACHTGAYSCFITDIYDDNQDR